A single Thermodesulfobacteriota bacterium DNA region contains:
- a CDS encoding DUF6569 family protein, whose translation MLVPPHRDLEIPVSCVERERWRYASKEFSSSPVIMERSLRARKAASVSASLRAGRSFASDQGEVWAGIRQMMDRRGMASPTEAMADPYAGEEESLRTFREAFACAEGQQGLAVVCGRRVLGLDFLSSPAAFRHCFHRLISSYAMELLDVPAAGGGGGVEGIHAFLTTAAAVSEEIVPSPGYGEDHRLRHEDLVGSALVAGNEVIHVGLFSLPPQTERPEMPALANYSCRRRFLARHGE comes from the coding sequence ATCCTGGTCCCGCCGCATCGAGACCTGGAGATTCCGGTCAGTTGCGTGGAGCGGGAGCGTTGGCGGTACGCCAGCAAGGAGTTCAGTTCTTCTCCGGTGATCATGGAGCGCTCGCTCCGGGCGAGAAAGGCGGCGTCGGTCAGCGCCAGCCTGCGCGCCGGCCGTTCCTTTGCGTCGGATCAGGGGGAGGTCTGGGCCGGCATCCGGCAGATGATGGACAGGCGGGGAATGGCAAGCCCCACCGAGGCCATGGCGGACCCCTACGCCGGGGAAGAGGAGAGCCTCAGAACCTTTCGCGAGGCCTTCGCCTGCGCTGAAGGGCAGCAGGGCCTGGCGGTTGTCTGCGGCAGGCGGGTCCTTGGCCTGGACTTCCTCTCGTCCCCTGCTGCCTTCCGGCACTGTTTCCACCGCCTCATCAGCAGCTACGCCATGGAGCTTCTGGACGTTCCCGCGGCAGGTGGCGGCGGCGGGGTGGAGGGGATCCACGCCTTCCTGACAACAGCGGCCGCCGTGTCCGAGGAGATCGTGCCCTCTCCCGGCTACGGCGAGGATCACCGCCTTCGCCACGAAGACCTGGTGGGCTCCGCCCTGGTCGCCGGCAACGAGGTCATCCACGTCGGGCTCTTCAGCCTGCCGCCGCAGACAGAGCGGCCGGAGATGCCCGCCCTGGCCAACTACAGCTGCCGCCGGCGCTTCCTTGCCAGGCACGGCGAATGA
- a CDS encoding PilZ domain-containing protein, with protein MLVRDKRQYPRYKTAIDVMYSTSHEEDFFAGRLHHFGQLVDVSRYGARILADTAHQPNEEIILSCRGAKTEEVACRVRWITRTRDHYTVGVQTAVPLLRLMPVSVG; from the coding sequence ATGCTGGTTCGGGACAAGCGGCAATATCCCCGGTACAAGACCGCCATCGACGTGATGTACTCCACCTCCCACGAGGAAGACTTCTTTGCCGGCCGGCTCCACCACTTCGGTCAGCTGGTGGATGTCAGCCGGTACGGGGCACGCATCCTGGCCGACACGGCGCACCAGCCCAACGAGGAGATCATCCTGAGCTGCCGCGGTGCCAAGACCGAGGAGGTGGCCTGCCGGGTGCGCTGGATCACCCGCACCCGGGACCACTACACCGTGGGGGTCCAGACCGCGGTGCCGCTCCTGCGACTCATGCCGGTGTCCGTGGGCTAG
- a CDS encoding ATP-binding protein: MYIKRELENDLLTSLASGKVVLLLGARQVGKTTLVEESLRGRDAKVLNFDVEIDKARFLAAASLAPGEALRSLGSPAVLVLDEAQRLPEAARIVKGWHDVRLPVQILLLGSSSFDLLDQTAESLTGRNRKLVLPPLIFTEALRTQDWHEAGLDRPEIRQQFAAPLKAFLLQRLAFGSYPEVVLTAEPRRLLRDLCSDYLWKDILQTGLVKSPDPIRRLLQLLAHQAGSEVSVNDLAGQLSMARPTVERYLDLLERSFVIFRLPAFSTNPRKEISKSHKIYFWDTPAPGAPPAAPIAPAGRHSCLPRSRGRRSVRAAGRWPAG; the protein is encoded by the coding sequence ATGTATATCAAAAGAGAGCTTGAAAACGATCTCCTCACCTCCCTGGCCAGTGGCAAGGTGGTCCTCCTGCTCGGCGCCCGCCAGGTGGGGAAGACCACCCTGGTGGAGGAGAGCCTGCGCGGCCGGGACGCGAAGGTTCTCAATTTCGATGTCGAGATCGACAAGGCCCGTTTCCTGGCTGCGGCCTCCCTGGCGCCGGGCGAGGCGCTGCGCAGCCTGGGCAGCCCGGCGGTGCTGGTGCTCGACGAGGCGCAGCGCCTGCCCGAGGCGGCCCGCATCGTCAAGGGCTGGCACGACGTCCGGCTGCCGGTCCAGATCCTGCTCCTGGGCTCGTCCTCCTTCGACCTCCTGGATCAAACGGCGGAGAGCCTCACCGGCCGCAACCGCAAGCTGGTGCTGCCGCCCCTCATCTTCACCGAGGCGCTGCGCACCCAGGATTGGCATGAAGCGGGACTCGACCGGCCGGAGATCCGCCAGCAGTTCGCCGCGCCGCTCAAGGCCTTCTTGTTGCAGCGTCTCGCCTTCGGCAGCTACCCAGAGGTGGTGCTCACCGCCGAGCCGCGCCGCCTGCTGCGGGATCTTTGCTCCGACTATCTGTGGAAGGACATCCTGCAGACCGGGTTGGTGAAAAGCCCGGATCCCATCCGCCGCCTGTTGCAGCTCCTCGCCCATCAGGCCGGCAGCGAGGTGTCGGTGAACGATCTGGCCGGCCAGCTCAGCATGGCGCGGCCCACCGTGGAACGCTACCTCGATCTCCTGGAGCGGTCCTTCGTCATCTTCCGGCTGCCCGCCTTCAGCACCAACCCACGCAAGGAGATCTCGAAAAGCCACAAGATCTATTTCTGGGATACTCCCGCACCTGGAGCACCGCCTGCTGCGCCGATCGCCCCGGCCGGTAGGCATAGCTGCCTGCCGAGAAGCCGGGGGCGAAGATCGGTTCGAGCTGCTGGGCGATGGCCTGCTGGATGA